In Corynebacterium matruchotii, a single genomic region encodes these proteins:
- a CDS encoding ABC transporter ATP-binding protein, protein MNQPNPVLSARQLTRRFRNTTTVNNVSFDIHPGQIVALVGPNGAGKTTTVKMCSTLLAPTSGTITVCGIDATQRRRQARQHISIILGGETGFYQHASVKDNLLFFADVAGVPSRSRRSRVKDALAQVRLTDRMFDPVGELSRGMKQRLHIARGLLSRPQVLLFDEPTNGLDPEISVEIRALIRELATDGAGVLLTSHLLTEVAELSDTIHVLIDGRIIVTGGVADIAERAGITAVTSFTTPLGTEPRLREFLATLTRYDSIAHVTCVRMAAHHAGLISWCGAPTDVSALADAVGLTVTDVMTRKPNLEESYLALVGQS, encoded by the coding sequence GTGAACCAACCCAACCCGGTGCTTTCGGCACGCCAACTCACGCGACGCTTCCGAAACACCACCACCGTCAACAACGTATCCTTCGACATTCACCCCGGCCAGATTGTGGCATTGGTCGGCCCGAACGGCGCCGGCAAAACCACGACCGTGAAAATGTGTTCGACCCTCCTGGCGCCCACATCCGGCACAATCACGGTATGCGGCATTGACGCCACCCAAAGGCGTCGACAAGCAAGGCAACACATCAGCATCATCCTGGGCGGCGAAACCGGCTTCTACCAGCACGCTTCCGTCAAAGATAACCTGCTGTTCTTCGCCGACGTCGCGGGCGTTCCGTCACGCAGCCGCCGATCCCGAGTCAAGGACGCTCTCGCGCAGGTCCGCCTCACCGACCGCATGTTCGACCCGGTTGGGGAGCTGTCGCGCGGCATGAAGCAACGCCTCCACATCGCGCGCGGCCTGCTGTCTCGCCCCCAAGTGCTGCTTTTCGACGAGCCCACCAACGGCCTGGACCCGGAGATTTCCGTCGAAATTCGGGCCCTCATCCGGGAGTTAGCCACCGACGGCGCGGGCGTACTACTCACATCACACCTGCTCACAGAGGTGGCAGAGCTGTCCGACACGATCCATGTGCTCATTGATGGGCGCATCATCGTCACCGGCGGGGTCGCCGACATCGCCGAACGTGCCGGCATCACCGCGGTGACCTCGTTCACCACCCCGCTGGGCACAGAGCCGCGGCTGCGGGAGTTCCTCGCCACTCTCACCCGCTATGATTCGATTGCGCACGTTACATGTGTGCGGATGGCCGCCCACCACGCTGGCCTCATCAGTTGGTGTGGCGCCCCCACGGATGTTTCCGCGCTGGCTGACGCCGTGGGCCTGACGGTAACTGACGTCATGACCAGGAAGCCCAACCTGGAGGAAAGCTACCTGGCACTGGTGGGGCAATCATGA